The DNA segment CAGTTCCGAGAAGTGGTCGAGCGCGTGGACCTCCGCCACCACTTCGCCGCGGCGCTCCTCGACGTCGGCGCCGGGGAAGATGTTGGTGACGGCGTCGGCCACCCGGTCGGTGAGTTCGGTGTCCGAGACGGGAGCCGTAATCTCGACGTCGACGCTGTAGATCATACCTCACCCTCCGGGGTGGGTCCGCTCTCCGACGTTCGCGCCCGTTCGAGGCCGGCGACACCGTCCTCGACGAGCGCCCGGATCTTCTCCTGGAACGACTCCAGCGAGGCGGTGTTCTCGACGGTGACCTCCGCGCGGGCGATGGCGTCGTCCATGCCGAACCCGCGCTCGCGCTCGTCGCGTTCGCGCAGGCTCTCGTCGTCGGTGTTGTCGCGGCCGCGCGACTCGACGCGCTCGGCCCGGAGTTCGAAGGGCGCTTCGACGCTGACCAGCGTGAACGCGTCGCCGAACGCCTCCTCGAAGCGCTGGACCTCCACGCCCGCGCGGATGCCGTCGACCAGCACGGTGTCGTTCTCCTCTAAGGCCTCCTCGATGA comes from the Halorussus vallis genome and includes:
- a CDS encoding AAA family ATPase, with amino-acid sequence MKVIGIVGLPGSGKSEAAAVAEEMGIPVVTMGDVIRRECRDRGLDPADHHGEIAQKLREENGLDAIAQRSLPVIEEALEENDTVLVDGIRAGVEVQRFEEAFGDAFTLVSVEAPFELRAERVESRGRDNTDDESLRERDERERGFGMDDAIARAEVTVENTASLESFQEKIRALVEDGVAGLERARTSESGPTPEGEV